One stretch of Muribaculum intestinale DNA includes these proteins:
- the gldL gene encoding gliding motility protein GldL yields MGKIKRYKNSIERFLSGEKGQRFFNFAYSIGAAIVIWGALFKILHLPGGSTLLSIGMGTEVLMFILTAFDRPPREYHWEEVFPVLSTKNPDDRPEFQNGGSIVIGTNGTPVAGSIAPNGNAQFANLPSGAPTDEYMTQIAALSQQMNQLRQTTESLNNVSEVLLQSYKAITENSENITRSSTGYVEEMQALNRNIAGLNTIYEIQLKSVSSQLDSIDRVNRGIKDIRDMYEKSSAMSERYCEETEKMARYMQQLNQVYEKMLHAMTINMYNPMGAHQPQANSSQAMPESMPPIR; encoded by the coding sequence ATGGGAAAGATAAAACGATATAAAAACAGCATAGAGCGTTTCCTATCTGGTGAAAAAGGACAACGCTTCTTCAACTTCGCATACTCAATCGGCGCAGCCATCGTAATCTGGGGCGCTCTGTTCAAGATTCTGCATCTTCCCGGCGGCAGCACTCTGTTGTCCATCGGCATGGGCACCGAGGTGCTTATGTTTATACTTACAGCCTTTGACCGTCCGCCGCGGGAATATCATTGGGAGGAGGTATTTCCGGTATTGAGCACAAAAAATCCGGATGACCGACCGGAGTTTCAGAACGGTGGCAGTATCGTAATCGGCACTAATGGCACTCCTGTCGCAGGAAGCATCGCTCCGAATGGCAACGCGCAATTTGCGAACCTTCCCTCAGGTGCTCCTACTGACGAATACATGACTCAGATTGCCGCTCTCTCACAACAGATGAACCAACTGCGCCAGACAACGGAATCTCTAAACAATGTAAGCGAAGTATTATTGCAATCATACAAAGCCATCACAGAGAATTCCGAAAACATCACTCGCAGTTCTACAGGATACGTAGAAGAGATGCAGGCTCTTAACCGAAATATCGCAGGACTGAACACTATTTATGAAATACAGTTGAAGAGCGTTAGTTCACAACTTGATTCAATTGATCGCGTCAACCGCGGCATCAAGGACATACGCGATATGTACGAGAAATCGTCGGCCATGAGCGAACGTTATTGCGAAGAAACTGAAAAAATGGCCCGCTATATGCAGCAACTCAATCAAGTATATGAAAAGATGCTGCATGCCATGACTATCAACATGTATAACCCCATGGGAGCACATCAGCCACAGGCAAATTCGTCTCAGGCAATGCCGGAGTCGATGCCCCCTATCCGTTAA
- a CDS encoding family 43 glycosylhydrolase: MKRFFYHSMIAFAVVGMTLSCSPSKTLGPQTPLQLADNPFITHMYTADPSAHVWEDGRLYVYASHDIDPPAGCDRMDRYHVFSTDDMVNWTDHGEILNSGDVAWGRTEGGFMWAPDCAYKNGKYYFYFPHPSGSDWNNTWRVGIAVSDKPASDFKVLDRPMIMTGMEDDVFAMIDPCVFVDDNGEAYFYYGGGGRCVGARLKENMIELAEPLRNMDGLTDFHEATWVHKYNDRYYITYADNHAENGRGANRLHWASSKSPLGPWEYGGIYLQPTGCDTSHGSIVEYKGHSYAFYHNQALSGQGNLRSICVDELFYGPNGEILEVVPRCPIVTDKPAPSGPYVSPKEIK, from the coding sequence ATGAAACGATTTTTTTATCACAGTATGATTGCATTTGCCGTAGTTGGTATGACGCTGAGCTGTTCGCCGTCAAAGACTCTTGGCCCACAGACACCATTGCAACTTGCAGACAATCCATTTATCACCCACATGTATACTGCCGATCCATCGGCTCATGTTTGGGAAGACGGACGGCTTTATGTATATGCGTCTCATGATATAGATCCGCCTGCCGGATGCGATCGTATGGATCGTTATCATGTATTCTCAACCGATGATATGGTCAACTGGACCGATCACGGAGAAATACTCAACTCAGGAGATGTCGCATGGGGACGTACGGAAGGTGGATTCATGTGGGCTCCTGACTGTGCTTACAAGAATGGCAAGTACTATTTCTATTTCCCCCACCCTTCAGGATCAGACTGGAACAACACCTGGCGCGTAGGCATTGCAGTCAGCGACAAGCCTGCATCAGATTTCAAAGTACTCGACAGACCAATGATCATGACAGGAATGGAAGATGATGTATTCGCTATGATTGATCCATGTGTATTTGTAGATGATAATGGAGAAGCCTATTTTTATTATGGAGGAGGCGGACGATGCGTAGGAGCACGGCTTAAAGAAAATATGATAGAACTTGCTGAGCCTCTGCGTAATATGGATGGGCTTACCGACTTTCATGAAGCTACATGGGTACACAAATACAATGACAGATATTATATCACATATGCCGACAATCATGCGGAAAATGGTCGTGGAGCCAACCGTCTGCATTGGGCATCAAGCAAGTCTCCACTTGGCCCATGGGAATACGGAGGCATATATCTACAGCCTACAGGATGTGACACATCTCATGGGTCTATTGTTGAATACAAAGGACATAGCTATGCTTTCTACCATAATCAGGCACTTTCAGGCCAAGGAAACCTGCGCAGCATATGTGTTGACGAACTTTTCTATGGCCCGAATGGCGAAATATTGGAAGTCGTGCCCAGATGTCCCATAGTCACAGATAAACCGGCACCATCCGGTCCATATGTCAGTCCCAAAGAAATCAAATAA
- a CDS encoding DEAD/DEAH box helicase, whose product MKYQEIIANIRTRMGIDTLNPMQEAAMASSASDIMILSPTGSGKTIAFASAMMLSLQPPAAKLQGVVIAPSRELVMQIYRVVRELAVGYKVVALYGGHSMLDEKNSLTPVPDIIVATPGRLLDHIERKQIDLYTTRILVLDEYDKSLELGFHDEMKKVIRTMPNRARTILTSATRLDELPGFMKLDKMEIINYLNNADAPRSRMQIVDVESPSRDKLETLTDLLHSLPDGRVIVFVNHRESADRVYRHLHDAGLPVGIYHGALDQNDREKAVDLLNNGSTPILVSTDLGARGLDIDSVSGIVHYHMPLSQEVWTHRNGRTARVDSTGTIYVISSEADTIPDYIVFDRSYSPTGHSDNPIHASSATLYFNAGKKEKISRGDIAGYIIKQGGVDASMVGRIVVRDHSAIAAVPVDDADGLVRRLSSQKLKGKKVRVSIIS is encoded by the coding sequence ATGAAATATCAAGAAATAATAGCGAATATCCGTACCCGCATGGGTATAGATACCCTAAATCCGATGCAAGAGGCAGCAATGGCTTCCAGTGCATCGGATATAATGATTTTGTCTCCGACAGGAAGCGGCAAGACAATCGCTTTTGCATCAGCCATGATGCTGTCACTGCAGCCGCCTGCGGCAAAGTTGCAGGGCGTCGTGATTGCCCCATCGCGCGAACTGGTAATGCAGATATATCGTGTAGTGCGCGAGCTGGCTGTCGGATATAAGGTCGTAGCACTTTATGGAGGACACTCTATGCTTGACGAGAAGAATTCTCTGACTCCGGTGCCTGATATCATTGTGGCTACGCCCGGCCGGTTGCTTGATCATATCGAGCGGAAGCAGATTGATTTATATACAACAAGGATATTGGTGCTCGACGAGTACGACAAATCCCTTGAACTTGGATTTCATGACGAGATGAAGAAGGTAATACGCACGATGCCCAATCGCGCCAGAACAATTCTTACCTCTGCTACTCGCCTGGATGAACTGCCGGGATTTATGAAATTAGACAAGATGGAAATTATCAACTATCTGAATAATGCCGACGCACCGCGCTCACGTATGCAGATAGTTGATGTAGAGAGTCCGTCGCGAGACAAACTTGAGACCCTTACTGACCTGTTGCATTCTCTGCCGGACGGACGCGTAATAGTGTTTGTGAACCATCGGGAAAGCGCCGACAGAGTATACCGACATCTGCATGATGCCGGACTTCCGGTGGGCATATATCATGGAGCACTTGACCAGAATGACAGGGAAAAGGCTGTTGATTTGCTTAATAATGGCTCGACACCAATACTTGTCAGTACCGATCTTGGCGCCCGCGGACTTGATATCGATTCAGTAAGTGGCATTGTGCATTATCACATGCCATTATCGCAGGAAGTATGGACACATAGAAATGGCCGTACGGCACGAGTCGACTCGACCGGTACGATATATGTGATATCTTCTGAAGCTGACACTATACCCGACTATATAGTGTTTGACAGGTCGTATTCGCCTACCGGACACTCCGACAACCCGATTCATGCCTCATCCGCGACCCTTTATTTCAATGCAGGCAAGAAAGAGAAAATTTCTCGCGGAGATATAGCCGGCTATATAATAAAACAAGGTGGTGTAGATGCCAGTATGGTAGGGCGTATTGTTGTGCGCGACCACAGCGCCATTGCAGCTGTCCCTGTAGATGATGCCGATGGGTTGGTAAGACGTCTGTCTTCCCAGAAACTTAAGGGCAAGAAGGTGAGGGTATCCATAATCAGTTGA
- a CDS encoding SPOR domain-containing protein produces MKKSKSSFLHIRILPACSLAIAAIAMTIGMHAQTTDSVTETEPVRPVIEEHIAAEGVVIIRMPDALKNRLRVDASKEQEVSSAIVHGRTGGYRIQIFADNNPRTAKNEARTRARNVVSRFEAYPSYVEYKAPYWRTRIGNFRTYDEAEKAAAEIKEAFPGYSREIRVVRDRIVVGE; encoded by the coding sequence ATGAAGAAAAGCAAGAGCTCGTTCCTACATATACGCATTCTGCCGGCATGCTCTTTGGCGATTGCTGCAATAGCAATGACAATTGGTATGCATGCGCAGACTACAGATAGTGTCACCGAGACTGAACCGGTGCGCCCGGTGATTGAAGAGCATATCGCCGCTGAGGGTGTTGTAATCATCCGGATGCCTGATGCACTTAAAAATCGCCTGAGAGTTGATGCGTCAAAAGAGCAGGAGGTATCTTCAGCGATAGTTCATGGCCGGACCGGAGGATACAGAATACAGATATTCGCTGACAATAATCCGCGTACAGCTAAGAATGAAGCACGCACACGTGCGCGCAATGTCGTATCGCGTTTTGAAGCATACCCTTCTTATGTTGAATACAAAGCTCCGTATTGGCGGACACGCATAGGAAATTTCCGTACTTATGACGAGGCAGAGAAGGCCGCCGCTGAAATCAAGGAGGCATTTCCGGGTTATAGCCGAGAGATACGTGTGGTGCGCGACCGAATTGTTGTAGGAGAATAG
- a CDS encoding type IX secretion system membrane protein PorP/SprF: MIRPLICNIKRIVAAVLLLSAISVESAAQVDAGFTQYMEVPSYYNPAAIGLTDYLRIRGGSRLQWMGIPKAPKTFLANADMPMKLFGKRIGVAIVMQQESMGLYNNLTLGAMGAYKLKIFKGELSIGARIGLFDESFRGSEVILPDDNDYHQSADDAIPTTDVHGTAFDISFGIHYTHRLFWAGISATHINQPTVKMSTDGTDAKQYEFQAGCNFYFMGGGNIPIKNTLFELQPSVLVKTDFIFTTAEITAKLQYNRFFYGGLAYRYNDAVALLLGACFKNFFVGYSYDYPISDIAKASSGSHEIWLGYSMKLDLGEKNKHRHKSIRIM, translated from the coding sequence ATGATTCGTCCACTTATTTGCAATATCAAGCGGATTGTTGCTGCGGTATTATTGCTATCGGCAATATCAGTTGAATCTGCGGCCCAGGTCGATGCCGGCTTCACGCAATATATGGAGGTTCCCTCCTATTACAATCCGGCAGCCATCGGACTTACCGACTATCTTAGGATAAGAGGCGGCTCTCGACTGCAATGGATGGGAATACCCAAAGCCCCCAAAACTTTCCTCGCCAATGCCGACATGCCAATGAAACTATTCGGAAAAAGAATTGGAGTAGCCATCGTGATGCAACAAGAGAGCATGGGCCTGTACAATAATCTCACGCTTGGAGCCATGGGAGCATATAAACTCAAGATATTTAAGGGGGAACTATCCATCGGTGCCCGCATCGGTCTTTTTGACGAATCATTCCGTGGCTCGGAAGTCATCCTCCCGGATGACAATGATTATCACCAAAGTGCGGATGACGCCATACCCACTACTGATGTGCATGGCACTGCATTTGACATAAGTTTTGGCATTCATTATACCCATCGGCTATTCTGGGCAGGAATTTCCGCAACTCACATAAACCAGCCGACAGTAAAAATGTCGACAGACGGCACGGATGCAAAACAATACGAATTTCAAGCCGGATGTAACTTCTATTTCATGGGAGGTGGCAATATTCCGATTAAAAATACGTTATTTGAATTGCAGCCTTCCGTATTGGTAAAGACCGATTTTATATTTACTACAGCGGAGATTACTGCAAAACTGCAATATAACCGTTTCTTTTACGGGGGATTGGCCTATCGCTATAATGACGCAGTGGCATTATTGCTCGGAGCCTGCTTCAAAAACTTTTTTGTAGGCTACAGCTATGATTATCCCATAAGCGACATAGCCAAAGCAAGCTCTGGCAGTCATGAAATATGGCTTGGCTATAGCATGAAACTCGACCTCGGAGAGAAGAACAAGCATAGACATAAAAGCATACGAATAATGTAA
- a CDS encoding SUMF1/EgtB/PvdO family nonheme iron enzyme — protein sequence MDKIQNHLLTAIIITPIVASCALGSHSSMGGEVTGVSGTSWTEPTPYGMVLIDRGSMKVGPAKADSAWNLRADARGISVDGFWMDETEVTNGKYKQFVHWVRDSIIRERLADPAYGGNEEFKIEEDREGNPVKPYLNWNKAIPWRNPSEDEARAIESVYRINPITGVKELDPEQLNYRYEIYNHTEAAKRKNRMNPARRDYNTDRPIDTTLPVISKDTAYVNDEGDIVRQTISRALSGDYDFVNTYIVNIYPDTTAWINDFENAYNEPYVRLYFSHGGYNDYPVVGVSWEQANAFSHWRTEFLRRSLGKDGIYVEPYRLPTEAEWEYAARAGNNENMYPWDGELPLTEDKGCFYANFKPDEGNYSRDGHIITSRVGTYSPNDFGLYDMAGNVSEWTSTAYTESVGKLTSDLNPEYRYDAAIEDPYKMKRKIVRGGSWKDVAHNVRSDLRMWEYQNEQRSYIGFRNVRTQIGFAKGQGQKQK from the coding sequence ATGGATAAAATACAGAATCATCTATTAACCGCCATAATAATAACCCCGATAGTCGCGTCATGTGCATTGGGCAGCCATAGCAGCATGGGGGGAGAAGTGACCGGAGTAAGCGGCACTTCGTGGACCGAGCCTACACCTTATGGTATGGTTCTTATTGACCGTGGTTCCATGAAAGTCGGTCCGGCTAAAGCCGACAGCGCATGGAATCTCCGTGCCGATGCCCGAGGAATCAGCGTCGACGGTTTCTGGATGGACGAGACTGAAGTCACCAATGGAAAATACAAACAGTTTGTACATTGGGTTCGTGACTCCATTATCCGCGAACGCCTCGCAGATCCTGCATATGGGGGGAATGAGGAATTCAAGATTGAAGAAGATCGCGAGGGCAATCCCGTAAAACCTTATCTAAACTGGAACAAGGCTATTCCATGGCGTAATCCATCGGAAGATGAGGCACGTGCGATAGAGAGTGTCTATCGCATCAATCCTATTACAGGAGTTAAGGAGCTCGACCCAGAGCAACTCAACTATCGTTACGAAATATATAATCACACTGAGGCGGCCAAACGCAAGAACCGCATGAACCCAGCACGACGCGATTATAATACCGATCGTCCGATAGACACTACATTGCCTGTAATATCAAAAGATACAGCATACGTAAATGATGAAGGCGATATAGTGCGTCAGACAATATCCCGTGCATTGTCAGGTGACTATGACTTTGTCAACACTTATATAGTCAATATATATCCTGACACCACAGCATGGATTAATGATTTTGAGAACGCCTACAACGAGCCCTATGTACGCCTTTATTTCTCCCATGGCGGCTACAATGACTATCCGGTAGTCGGCGTAAGTTGGGAACAAGCGAATGCATTCAGTCACTGGCGCACAGAATTCCTTAGACGTTCGCTTGGCAAAGACGGAATTTATGTGGAACCGTATCGTCTGCCGACAGAAGCGGAATGGGAATATGCCGCTCGTGCCGGGAACAATGAAAACATGTATCCCTGGGATGGCGAACTTCCGCTAACCGAGGACAAGGGATGTTTCTATGCCAACTTTAAGCCTGACGAAGGGAATTATTCTCGCGACGGGCATATTATAACCTCTCGTGTCGGAACATATTCACCAAATGACTTCGGTCTTTATGACATGGCCGGAAATGTAAGTGAATGGACCTCTACAGCATATACCGAAAGTGTGGGTAAACTCACATCCGATCTCAATCCCGAATACCGTTACGATGCTGCCATAGAGGATCCATACAAGATGAAACGAAAGATTGTACGAGGCGGTTCATGGAAAGATGTCGCCCACAATGTACGTTCTGACTTGAGAATGTGGGAGTATCAGAATGAGCAACGTTCGTATATCGGTTTCCGTAATGTCCGTACCCAGATAGGGTTTGCCAAAGGCCAGGGACAGAAACAAAAATAA
- the gldN gene encoding gliding motility protein GldN encodes MKPSNRHIHILLGSMAVALVAFDTMAQQPQSAQQQSTSSAIIRRAREDARNDARKNASGVTERMQQFYEEPARSDADAQWMKIVYRQVDLDKVKNAPLYYPEEIIDGQENLFRIIMRLVADGQLDGYEYLDGREIFNDQYRIKVRDMLDRFHIIYTEAKGSTEKNPRFAIEESDVPTNEVLSYYLLERWELDKRTNRMRTTVDAICPVLHRAGDFGGEAVKYPMFWLKMDKLRPYLAQQSIFIDDDNNLASYTYDDFFTLGLYEGDIYKTRNLRNLSMMQMYPDPDDLRHAQDSIQNYLTNYEKKMWVPSREELAIMAEERERIAAGDTIASRDEAVSSVPKSSSRRAVTSRRGQKSSSAPKSKTTKVKTSKPKVAKSSAKRSVRRRK; translated from the coding sequence ATGAAACCATCAAATCGTCATATTCATATTCTGCTCGGTTCTATGGCTGTAGCCCTTGTCGCATTTGACACAATGGCTCAACAGCCACAGAGCGCGCAACAACAGTCTACATCATCGGCTATCATAAGGCGAGCTCGAGAGGATGCACGTAACGACGCACGAAAAAACGCATCCGGAGTTACAGAGCGTATGCAGCAGTTCTATGAAGAACCGGCACGCAGTGATGCCGATGCACAATGGATGAAGATAGTATACCGCCAGGTCGACCTCGACAAAGTAAAGAATGCACCTCTTTATTATCCGGAGGAAATAATCGACGGTCAAGAAAACTTATTCCGCATTATAATGCGCCTGGTGGCCGACGGACAACTTGATGGATACGAATATCTCGACGGCCGGGAAATCTTCAACGACCAATATCGCATAAAAGTACGCGATATGCTTGATCGCTTCCACATAATATACACCGAAGCCAAAGGGTCTACCGAAAAAAATCCAAGATTTGCAATTGAGGAGAGCGATGTTCCTACCAACGAGGTACTTTCCTACTACCTTCTTGAGCGCTGGGAACTTGACAAACGCACAAATCGCATGCGCACAACTGTGGATGCAATATGTCCGGTTCTCCATCGAGCAGGCGACTTTGGCGGTGAAGCTGTGAAATATCCTATGTTCTGGCTAAAGATGGATAAACTTCGCCCATATCTGGCTCAGCAGTCGATATTTATTGATGATGACAATAATCTCGCATCATATACTTACGATGATTTCTTCACGTTAGGGCTATATGAAGGGGATATCTACAAGACTCGAAATCTGCGAAATCTATCAATGATGCAGATGTATCCCGACCCTGACGATTTACGCCATGCCCAGGATAGCATCCAAAACTATCTGACAAACTATGAGAAGAAGATGTGGGTACCTTCCAGGGAAGAACTCGCCATTATGGCTGAAGAACGTGAGCGTATTGCTGCAGGCGATACTATAGCATCGCGCGATGAGGCTGTATCATCAGTTCCGAAATCATCATCACGACGAGCGGTAACCTCTCGACGCGGACAGAAATCATCGTCCGCTCCCAAATCGAAAACGACCAAAGTCAAGACATCAAAACCAAAAGTGGCAAAGTCTTCGGCAAAGCGCTCTGTGCGTCGTCGCAAATGA
- the gldM gene encoding gliding motility protein GldM, translating into MGSNNTRSLSPRQKMINLMYIVLTAMLALNVSSDVLDGFGQVEEGLARSNATVDQRNEAVFRRLEAFAEQNPGKGAAWLDKAAEVRSTTSRVYGLIDTLKMAIAIEADGNNANLANILNQDNLDAASIVMLSPGSAKGKHLRSTIDYYRNYIGSLMSDSLKRDNIMRSLSTEQITRRGTVTPQLWEEAMFENKPVIAAITLLTKLQSDIRYAEGEALSTLLANVDAGDVRVNELNAFVIPQSRNVMRGSRYSANIVLAAVDTTQRPTIYINGKQLDNDRGLFETLASSTGNFDYSGYLEVPHGDGTVTRHDFNSSYTVIEPTATISATMMNVLYAGIDNPMSISVPGIAPSAISASMTNGTLSRHGDSWVARPGKVGTEAVVTVTANIDGRPQTVATTSFRVRKLPDPAPFISYTDSKGHQERYKGSKPFPKTLLLQAPGIEAAIDDNLLNVSYRVLSFETVFFDSMGNAIPEVSQGSQFSQRQKDSFRRLQRGKRFYISRVKAIGPDGIERDLAPMEVIVN; encoded by the coding sequence ATGGGAAGCAATAATACACGTTCTCTTTCACCACGTCAGAAGATGATAAATCTGATGTACATTGTACTGACAGCAATGCTGGCTCTCAATGTGTCGTCAGATGTGCTTGACGGCTTCGGACAGGTTGAGGAGGGACTTGCACGAAGCAACGCTACTGTCGACCAACGCAACGAGGCCGTATTTCGTCGGCTTGAGGCATTTGCCGAGCAGAATCCGGGAAAGGGTGCGGCATGGCTTGACAAAGCCGCAGAAGTGCGCTCTACTACATCTCGTGTCTATGGTCTCATTGATACCCTGAAAATGGCTATCGCAATCGAAGCTGACGGCAATAACGCTAATCTTGCCAATATCCTTAATCAAGATAATCTTGACGCAGCATCAATTGTAATGCTATCACCCGGAAGTGCTAAAGGAAAGCATCTGCGCAGCACTATTGACTACTACAGAAATTACATCGGCTCGCTCATGAGCGACTCGCTTAAGCGCGACAACATAATGCGCTCGTTATCGACCGAACAAATTACTCGCCGTGGCACTGTAACACCACAGTTGTGGGAGGAAGCGATGTTTGAAAACAAACCGGTAATCGCTGCAATCACACTGCTTACCAAATTGCAGAGCGATATACGCTATGCAGAGGGCGAGGCATTGTCCACTCTATTGGCTAATGTTGATGCCGGTGACGTTCGAGTAAATGAGCTGAACGCTTTTGTAATACCCCAGTCGCGCAATGTAATGCGTGGAAGCCGATATTCAGCCAATATAGTGCTTGCAGCCGTCGACACTACCCAGCGCCCCACTATATATATCAATGGCAAACAACTTGATAATGACCGTGGACTATTCGAAACTCTCGCATCCTCGACCGGCAACTTTGATTACTCCGGCTATCTGGAAGTGCCACACGGCGATGGTACCGTGACACGTCATGATTTCAATTCAAGCTATACTGTGATTGAACCTACCGCTACGATATCGGCAACGATGATGAACGTCCTCTACGCAGGGATTGACAATCCGATGAGTATATCAGTACCGGGCATAGCTCCATCAGCGATATCAGCCAGCATGACAAACGGCACGTTATCACGCCACGGAGATTCGTGGGTTGCTCGCCCCGGTAAAGTCGGCACAGAGGCAGTCGTGACTGTTACCGCCAATATCGACGGTCGGCCGCAGACAGTTGCCACAACGTCCTTTCGTGTGCGCAAACTTCCCGATCCGGCCCCGTTTATCTCATATACTGATTCAAAAGGCCATCAGGAACGTTACAAAGGGAGCAAGCCATTCCCAAAAACTCTTCTGCTGCAAGCTCCCGGCATCGAGGCCGCTATCGATGATAACCTGCTTAATGTGAGTTACCGTGTTCTTAGTTTTGAGACCGTATTTTTCGATTCAATGGGCAACGCAATACCAGAAGTGTCACAAGGTTCCCAATTCTCGCAGCGCCAGAAAGACTCATTCCGCCGCTTGCAACGAGGGAAAAGATTCTACATCTCGCGTGTAAAAGCCATCGGCCCCGATGGCATCGAGCGCGATCTTGCCCCGATGGAAGTCATCGTAAATTAA
- the folE gene encoding GTP cyclohydrolase I FolE, producing MQNQDIVIEELARHYRAIIELIGENPDREGLRKTPLRAAKALYYATQGYRQDASAVMKQAVFEYAGSRMIIVRDIEFYSFCEHHILPFFGKISVGYIPDGNMIGLSKLARVVNVYARRLQVQERLTAEVTKVISNTLGAKGVIVVCRAEHLCMKMRGVEKQDSSTTTIDYDGVFAEDTTLRQEFLSLIQN from the coding sequence ATGCAGAATCAGGACATAGTTATAGAAGAACTGGCCCGTCATTACCGGGCTATTATAGAACTGATAGGGGAGAACCCCGACCGTGAAGGACTTAGGAAAACTCCGCTCAGGGCAGCGAAAGCACTATATTATGCTACTCAGGGATACCGACAGGATGCCTCTGCCGTAATGAAGCAGGCTGTATTTGAGTATGCCGGCTCGCGTATGATTATTGTACGTGACATAGAGTTCTACTCCTTCTGCGAACATCATATACTCCCGTTCTTCGGAAAAATATCAGTAGGCTATATCCCCGACGGCAATATGATTGGGCTGTCTAAACTTGCAAGAGTAGTCAATGTATATGCTCGTCGCCTTCAAGTGCAGGAACGTCTTACGGCAGAAGTCACCAAGGTGATCAGCAATACCCTCGGAGCTAAAGGGGTGATTGTAGTGTGTCGTGCCGAACACCTCTGCATGAAAATGCGTGGAGTTGAAAAACAGGACAGCTCTACTACAACTATTGACTACGACGGCGTGTTTGCGGAAGATACAACACTTCGACAGGAATTCCTCTCCCTTATACAAAATTGA
- the lysA gene encoding diaminopimelate decarboxylase: MAQFPLSEFQKRPTPFYYYDLGVLDETLKAINEGIGQSPYHVHYALKANANPALLTPIVAAGLGADCVSVGEIKVALNAGFPADKIFFAGVGKSDSEIDFALDAHIGCFNVESLPELKLIAEMASNKSIIANVALRVNPNIDAHTHHYITTGLEENKFGIALEMLDDAISVCLRQPNIRLCGLHFHIGSQITYMEPYRILCERVAQLMKKYSAQGIRFDIINVGGGLGIDYDDPDSQLIPKFKEFFDIFRNNLNLAPEQQLHFELGRSVAAQCGSLITRVLYVKEGVGKKFIIVDAGMTDLIRPALYGAHHKIENLTSDSSLTDEYDVVGPICESSDCFGKDEILPVTHRGDILALRSAGAYGEVMAMGYNMRPIPASVVS; this comes from the coding sequence TTTTATTACTATGACCTCGGGGTCCTTGACGAGACTCTAAAGGCTATTAATGAAGGAATAGGCCAATCGCCTTATCATGTACATTACGCCTTGAAAGCAAATGCCAATCCGGCACTCCTTACTCCAATTGTAGCTGCTGGATTAGGCGCTGACTGTGTGAGCGTCGGTGAAATCAAAGTTGCTTTAAACGCTGGATTTCCTGCTGATAAAATATTCTTTGCAGGGGTAGGCAAAAGCGACTCTGAAATTGATTTTGCTCTTGATGCACACATCGGTTGTTTTAACGTAGAATCTCTGCCGGAACTGAAACTGATTGCAGAGATGGCTTCAAATAAGTCAATTATAGCAAATGTGGCTCTGCGAGTGAATCCGAACATTGACGCACATACACATCATTATATCACTACCGGGCTCGAAGAGAATAAATTCGGAATAGCATTGGAGATGCTTGATGATGCAATCTCGGTATGCCTCAGGCAGCCGAATATACGTCTGTGCGGGCTTCATTTTCATATAGGTTCTCAGATTACCTATATGGAGCCATATCGAATACTTTGTGAGCGCGTCGCGCAACTCATGAAAAAGTACTCTGCACAAGGCATACGCTTCGACATAATCAATGTCGGAGGCGGTCTTGGTATTGATTATGATGATCCCGATTCTCAGTTGATTCCTAAGTTTAAGGAATTCTTTGATATATTCCGCAACAATCTGAATCTTGCGCCCGAGCAACAGTTGCATTTTGAACTCGGCAGATCTGTGGCGGCTCAGTGTGGGTCTCTTATTACCCGTGTGTTATATGTCAAGGAAGGTGTAGGAAAAAAATTCATCATCGTTGATGCCGGCATGACCGATCTTATACGTCCTGCGCTTTATGGCGCTCACCACAAAATCGAGAATCTTACTTCTGATTCCTCGCTGACTGATGAATATGATGTGGTCGGTCCGATATGTGAGTCAAGCGACTGTTTTGGCAAAGATGAGATACTCCCTGTTACGCATAGGGGTGATATCCTGGCGTTGCGCTCGGCCGGAGCATATGGTGAGGTTATGGCAATGGGTTACAATATGCGGCCAATTCCTGCCTCTGTGGTATCTTGA